The DNA sequence GCATCTTCAATCTCTAATCTCAGAAATCATGAATGCAATTCAGCATATTCTGGTTGCCTTGGTCATACAGTGgttttcacagtaaaaagaTTCTAAAATTGCTTGTTTCAGGCTCGTAACCGTCATAACCTTGAGCAAAGCAGCAAGTTGGCTCAGAACAAGGAGCTGCTGAACAAGAGAAATGCCCAGGTGACGGTGATGGATCAACGCATCGGTGACCTGAGGGAACGTCTGCATAAAAAGAGAGCAGAAGTACAAAATTTAACTCTTTTATAGTTTCATATTGTAAAAGTCTCTAGAAACACAGTTCATTTGCACTTAATTTCTCACAACAACTTCAAAATGATTTGGCAGTTACTGGAGGTTAAATTTTTTCTGTCCTCCCCTCTAGCTGAGTCGTATGAACGGTGGAGGCCTATCCTCCCCTCAAACCTCGTCCCACCCTagtggtggagtttcgggtcGAGTTGCGGCTGTCTGCCCCTACATCCAGGTTCCAGCTGAGGGGAGACAGGAGGCGGGTTACCCCCTGCCAGCtgacccgccacccaaacccacCCCACTCAGCCACATCCGCTCGGTCTCAGGTTGGTAGAATTATCGTCTTTTCTTGTTTAGCATTTCAAAGCGCTGCTCTGTACAAGACTTGGATCACTTGGTTTGTCCTACATCTCTGTCTGAGCTCTAACTTGCTGTccttctatttctttttcctgtctgttggctccttttttcctttccctttatctgttgttgttgatgtgatCCCTAATGTTAATGATTTAACATGGTGGTTTTGtgattattgttttgttgcttgttgTGGTGCTGGTGGTTGTGACTGTCCTTATGATGTCATCTTGATGATATTCATGTTGTGCTTGTCCGTGTTGCGTTTTGATGGTTGTTAACCTATCGTGGTTGGTCTTGTTACTGTCTTTGTGGTGGGTGTGGCCGTGCAGAGGAGGACAGGAGTGGCATCAGGAAGCCTCCCAGCCAATGGAAAGTGTCAGATTTAGACATCGTCCTGTCAGAGCCCACTGAGTCGTGGGAGGGACCCGGGTCCCCTCAAGGGGGCGACAGTAACAACAGTGAGTCCTGGAGAAGTCGCTAGAGAAACTTTCTCACCACTAGCTCCATTGGTGATAGATTAGCAGCATCTTGAGCCTTAACCCCTCTCTGCAGCAGCCGCTGGTGTGTGGACACCCactgtttgtttacatgcaaaACAAGTTGCTCATTAACCAAAACTAAGGTCTGCATCATGCAAAGGCAGGTATCAAAATCATTGACAACTTATAGGACACAAACATGAGAAGGTGCTACTGTTGTTTTGTAATGAAACCTGCAGTGTGGAGCTCGTGTCTTCCCCTTTCTGGTGGTAAGAGTGATTAGACAAACGCGAATGCTTCTGATGTATGTCTGCAAGTGTTCGTCCTCGCTGTCAGTCGCTTTCTTTTTTAGACTGTGATCTTTCCTTTGAGCGcccagtttgtcttttttatctggAGCATCAGAGCCTTTTCTCAGATCCTTTGTAGGTTTTTTCATCACAGGCCCCACCTACTTGCTGTAGCTCTGGCATTTTTGGTGGTTGACATAAAGTACATCACAATTGGGAATGTCTGAGCAGAAACCAGAtttaatattacaaattaaattgaaatgtATCAAATGTTCATGCATATGTAAATTCACTCCACACTCCAGATTATATAATTGCACCTCTtaattcactttttatttttattagaaCTGAGTGGACGATGTTTACATCAAAAACTTTGACATATCAAGCTACATTTGATACACTTGTAGAAAAGAAGTGGGTCGTATAAAGAAtttatgcaaaaatatttttagtgtCCATCATTTTCAtggatataaataaatgaacatatACTTTCAAGTTTAATGGCGCAAAGAAGAATTTTAAGCCATTAACTGTGGTTCTGTGATGTTTACGTTTGAAGTTATACAGTATTAAATAGAGATTTGAAAAATCAAGGCCCAGAACAGTGACAGCAGAAGAGGAGCTAAACCCAAGACATACTTCCTTTAGTTGAGTCCTGGGCTGAAAAATGGAGGGGAACATTCAAACCAAGCATGCTGTTGAGTGTTCATGTCCGTACTACAATACAGAGCAGATGGTTGGGAGAGAGAACATAATTAAATCAgctaaacaaaatgacttttaaatgtAAGGGTCATGCGTATAAGGACACAGACATGACATCCGATAGCCAGCAGCTGCTCAAAGTTTGGAAACTCAGACTCAGAAAATAAACTCAGGGCAAACCACAGTCTGGACTTAGATTCATATTCAGTTGTTCCTTCATGCCTTCCTCTGTGGTCTAGAAAAGTAGAAAGTAAATTTCCCTAAATAAGACCATCAGCTGCAATGCTAGAATAATTACTGATAGGAAACCTTTGAAACTGTGGACCTAATTGCTCCAAACACtgaactgcaaaacaaacatatcTCAGTTCAGGTGTCCTCACACTACTCCACACTTTgggaaatgtacttttttgctttcttattGACAGTTAGATGAATATAGAGACTTTGATAGCTGTACAGCAGTTGGCTAGCTTAGCGTAGCACACAGACTTTAAACAGGGGAAGACAGCTAGCCTTTCCAAAGTCCTGCCAACTGCTGCCACCATGATGTTGCCAGACAATCAGTGAGTCTTAGAGGTTCTGGCGTTTGGTGACTTTTTATAGCTTTGTACAGACCCAAGTTAgctgttttcatctgtttccGGTCACCATACTAAACTACGCTAAGCAACATGGGGCTGTATCTTCATATTTAGTGTACAGACTGAGAATGGTGTCGATCTTCTCATGTGCTATATTTCACtaaatggcagattttttcttttgaatggTACATCATTTAATCTAGTTAATAACCATACTTGCTTAACTTTTTAGTGTCTGCCTCCATTCATGTATCTAGAATTGCTTTTTTCAGTGAAACCTCTCCTAAATCACAGGCCTTGTTGTGTCGAGTCTTTCTCATTCTGCAGCATGAAATCAAACTCTCATCTTATAGTTACTCACTTATACTTACAGTAATATATCACTACAGAGTTGGAAGTAGCACAGTGTTTATACTCAGTTCAACTACTGCTGGGTATAAGCAAAGTGTCTTGAAACAGGACTGTTACTAATCCCATTGTGTTCTCGAATGCCAAAGCAAATGCCAAAGTTCTATTTATTGTCAGGGCTTCTGTAATGTGGAAAATACATAGTTGTAAATCATGTCAACAGTCCACCAGGCAGGCACAACAAATGAATGGAAGGAAGTGTGAGGTATGCTAACTTGTtactatatacagtatgtataatgagtgtttgtgtgagcTGGATAACAAGAGGTTTTAGGTAAGAAGGGTTTTTTAGAGTCATGGCAGCTGTCATCAGAGACGTTAAAGCTTTCAAACGAATGTTTGCACTGAATACTCTGTTATATGACTACAAGTGGAGAAGTTCACAAGAATCACAGCAAGAAATTATAATGATTTATTCATTGAAAACCCTCATGTTATAGAAGCAGGTTTCACATTCCACTGACTGGAACTAATATTTGCTTGAAAGTGGTAACAGGATCCATGTGCCAGATTTTCTGATGCAATAGCTGTTTTTTTGAGCGTACTGTTAGGAAGTTTGGGTGATCAATAGAAATAGACTCAAAATTCCTTAGTGGTCTGTTtaagaaaaacacttttagaTTTTTGAATCAGTATGTcaatattgtccttttattaGCAATCAGATCTGGTCTGGTTGGTACTGTCTAGCTGTGATATGATGAAAGGTTCAGCTGATTATGCATGTACCTCTGTCATGTCTCCACACTACATGTTAATCTCCATCCAGGAGACAATTAGCTTAACATAAgtataaaactgattaaaaggGGGAACTTGTGAACAGCTACCCTGATTTTGTCCAAAGGTAACAATAGCTATCAACAGCTGCTTGTTTCATCCAATGAGGGAGCAGCAAGGAGTTTCTGTATTTGATCTTGTGTCGACTGgggcctttctgtgtggagtttgcatgttcttcctgagCCTGTGTGTTCTTTTCTGGCTGCTTCAGCTTCCTCTGACCGTCCAAAGACATTTATGTTAACTGATTGGTTATTCTAAATTTGTGTAGGTGgtttgctgtctgtctgtgttagCCCAGTGATGGACTGTCAACTGGCAACCTGTATAgtgagtgtttgtctctgtcTAATGGCAACTGGGATAGgatccagccccctgtgactcTCTACAGAATGAAGTGGCTGATAGTGGATCTTAATCTATACAGAAAACTACGCTAGCTGTttccctctgtttccagtcttttctgCTAAGCTAATCTAACTAGATGATGGCTGTAGTTTAATATTTTGGAGACAAGTATGAGAATATTCAACTTCTCAGCTAGTATGAAAAGTACTGATTTAATGCTAACTAATTGTATGGAGCTGTTACCTAAAGGAGAGGCCTGAGTGGTGATGAGTTTACCTGATGTTTTGTAATAACGCCAGTGAAATAAACTGCACTGTCTTTGCTCTATAACGCCGAGTGACTGCTTCTAATCTGGGCTGTGAGGCAGATAGCCAAGTTTCCACCTCGCACAGAGCTGACTGTTTGCTTCCTGTCGTGACTGTTTTCTTCCTGAGGTCAGCAGGTTACAGCAGCTTCCAGTCAACAGTTTGTACAGCAGAGCTTACTGTACTGACTGCAGGACTCCCAGGTTCAACAGTTAATCAGTGTAAGTCTGGGATGTGCCAGAACTGTGACGTGGCTGTACCACTGTCATCTGGGCCAAATGGTTGGgtaatcattttaaatgataCTTTGACGCTACATTGCAGTGTTTTCATACCCCACAATGGAGTAAATAACACTGCAAAAgcttttccatttatttttagcCGTTTTGGCTACGTGGCTTTAGGGATGACTGTGTTGATCTGTCTGGGAGTGAGTTCACCATGTTAGATGAATCTTAAGTACTTACTTTGGTAATCACCTGACTTATTCACAAGgctgtttcattttaattagtCTTCAGGGTGTTGCGATAGTGTGAAGCATCAAGCTAGGCCGCTGACCTTCACCTCACCTTCACATGTTAATAGGCAATAGTGGATCAAGactcagtgagtgaccggtacTGTGACCTCAGTGCATTGAACTGTGCCAGTCAGTTATGTAACACCGCCTCTGTGGAGACTGAGCCTGGGATAAACTGCAACTTTTCACATCCAACAGGCTTCATTTTCTAAAAGCTAAGCATTTTAACACAATCAGTCGAGCCTGTTTAAACCTTCAGCGCTGCAGCTTTCTGTTTTTGGAGTTTAATTTTTCCAAGTCAACAACAATTAAGTGGCTTTTTCTGGGGAAAATAGCAGAGCAACACCCAAAAGCCATATCCCATGACTGCATTTGTCAATTActataaatgtttgttttttattattggaAACTGACATTTCAGCAACAACACAACTCATAAATTGTGTAACCAAACTCATGATCAGAGACTTCTGTTCCTTTGCTGTGCTACTAACGGGATACTAAAGACATGTTTGCAGTGCAGAATACACCGTAATCATCAATCATGTAGAGTAGTTGTTAAGCAATTTAGCGCCTGTCTTATTATATTACAGTATTTGCTATGTTAAGGCTGGACAATTCAATGCCAGACATGTCAGGTCAAATTGAAAATAACTAGATGACTCAGAGTCGGTTCCAAATATTGCATAATTGTTATGCTGACTGTGAACTGTGGTACTGAGTAATGGACCAACGCTGTCATTTACACCCCCTGGTCTGCACTGTTTTTGTGTTCCTCTTGAAATGAAGCACATGTATGGATAataatgcacttttatttttgctttgctgAGCTGCGtaaattttactgtaaaagtaaATGCAAGCTAGTTTAAAATATTCAGCCCACAAGTCAGATTTTCAGTCTCTTCTTACTATAGCATATGGTAATGACAGTTTACTGTCTTCTCATCATGCCGCCTCCTACTTCCAGCTACTAATCCTATCTTTTATCTCTTCTGACTACTTAAACATTCATGGTCTTATTCCTCTCTGTTTGGGTCTGTCTTCTGATTTCTCTCATTAATTGCCGTTCCTGTTTTAATCTTTTTCCCAtctctcttcctctgcctcACCCACCTAATTCTCCTTCTCAATCTCTGTTCAGCCAATGAAGCTTCATGGCCCAGCATCAGTAAGAGTGTACCAGACTGGAGGACCAACAGTCCAGAACAGGTACTGTTTCTACATTTGGCATGGTAATAGAGAACATTCTCTATAATAACTCTCATTAATTCTGTCACGATTAAAATGTTGCCATGTCCGGTAAGTGATATTTTAGAGACATTTCAAAATTCCTCATTTTGCTGAAGCCCCACACGAGGCTCCTACTTTATAGACCATGTCATTAAAGCAGCATATGAACTTTTCAACTCGAAAAGGTTCAGGAAGAAAATCTACTTTGAGAACAGCCATGGAGGTTTTTGTGGAAAAATTGGATTATGCAGTCACACTTTAATTACCCTTTAGCTTTACCCTGCGTATCTATGTCCCCTTCCCCTCAGCTTCCCTCTGGTTATGGTACTTACCCCAGTGCCACCCACCAGGCAGCGGGACATCACTGTGCCACTAGCTCCCTGCCCCGTTCTGCCCCTGGTACACTGGGCTGGCCCCGATCCAGCGCTGCCAATGCCacgtcctcctcttcttcatcttcctcttcacaGCAAATACAGCAGCGTATTTCTGTCCCTCCTAATTTAAGTCAAGGTACTGTAAGGCCTTTTTATAATTAATGAGTCGCatctttgctgcatgtcctaAAAGATTTTCTAAAGAAGAGATGTTAAATGATAGATCTTgtcatgttgattttgtgtttctgtcttccGTCAGGTTCTGCCACCACCTCCCAGCCCTCTCCACTGTCCCCACAAACAGAGCGGACAGATCCCCCTCCGGCTGTGGCTGTTCGTCCCTACGTTCCGGATCATCCCTCCAGGCCACAGTCCCCCAGGAAGGGCCCCGCCACTATGAACAGCAGCTCCATCTACAGCATGTACCTCCAACAGCCTCAAGTCAAAAACTATGGGTCGCTCAGTAACAGAGCTACTGTCAAAGCAGGTACTGTAACAGCAaaattaatttgtcattttaaactttgCCATATATTCAGATTCTGCACATTTATTGTTTGCAGAGTGTTTGCAAGGGAAAACCAATCTCTGCCTTTCCTTTTCCCCTTTTGTCCTCAGTCTACGGTAAACCCATCCTGCCCACCTCCTCCACTTCTCCATCCCCTGTGCCTTTCctccagggaggaggaggaagagccgCAGGGGAGGATGTTACAGATAAAGAGGGAGGAAAaggtgaaggaggagagagcagcgaCGGGCAAATTCTGCCACCACCCAGCGTGGACAACATCCCTCGTCCTCTTAGTCCCACTAAGCTCACCCCAGTTGGTAGGTGCCAGGGGATAAATCAAACTGGACATAACTAAGAAGTGTGGCATTTCCAGTTTATGTCTTTTTGACATACCATTATTAACTCTTGACTTTATAGTAAAGTACATAAGTAGTATAATTATAAAGTCTGTGCATTGTTGCAACAGTATTTTACTGTCAAGTAACTGAACAACACATTTACAATAGtcataaacaataaatataacCTACCACAAGTCATGTGCCTAACTCATAGTAACCTTGCATAAATGTTGAGTGTTCATTTAGTCTTTAAAAAGGTTATGATCACATTACATTAATATACCTATTAGTTAACAAGCACTTCTTCATCAAGACCAATTTGGCTACTAAATTGAACACTAGATACAAGAATTTATTTTGGAAGCAGCAACAGTAAATACAGTATGCCATAAACAGATggcaaaagaagaaatttgGGTTTATACATCATAAACTCTCtttaaaatattagaatttcCCATTTTTTCCTTCCACAGCCCACTCCCAGCTACGATACCAGAGTGATGCAGACCTGGAAGTTCTGCGGCGACGCCTCAGCAATGCTCCGCGACCCCTCAAGAAACGGAGCTCAATCACTGAACCTGAAGCTCCACAGGGCCCAAACATCCAAAAATTGCTGTATCAGAGGTTTGTGCTACTGTATTTTGTTCCCCGCCAGAAAGATAAATCTTTTTTATTGGCCTGAATTTGAAACAGAAACTGAATCAAGGCTGGTACAGTGAAATTATTTTCTGATGTGGTTTGCAGGTTCAACACGTTGGCAGGAGGCATGGAGGGAAGCTCAGGTAAGACTCTGAGATGGTCAGGTGACATCAATGGATCAACAGGATGATGCATAAATTAAAGTTTCCATCTTTATTCCAGGCAACACTTTCTACCAGCCTGAATGCCTTTTGGGTGAAATGGACAACATCCATTCAGCTAATGGGAATGTGGAGCCTGGTGACAAGCATGTCAGTGTGACGGCCGTGGAGTCTGAAGTTCAAAACCTGAACTCAGACTCCCGCCGCTTGTCTCCTCCCTCTGTTGCCGTGGAAACATCCAAAGAGACAACAACATCAGTCGGGATGAGCAACAATGTCTCTCCGTCCACCCAACCCAGTCCATCACCTGCCCCTGATAGGCCAGAGGACCAGAATAATAACAACCATCGAGGATCTAGTCCTGCCCAAAACTCAGGAGGCCACGCCTCCCCTTCTCCGTCACCCCCTGCTCCACCGTCACAGCCTAAGGTGCCTAAGGTATAACTACACCTGATACTGAGTATGCACATTAAGACCATGTCCACTGAATATTATTTACACCTCATCTCCATTGTTTCTCAGCAAGAAATATGTTACTGCTGACCTCAACAAAACAAGTGTTCTCTCTTAGGGCTAATGTGTCAGATTAAGCAGCAAGTACTTACTTAGCAATTCCTTTTCTGCTTTGTCAACACATTCCTGTTTCTCACTCCCCATATGCTGCAGGCAAAGCGAACAAACCTGAAGAAGCCATCATCGGAGCGGACAGGCCACGGTCTTAGAGTCAAGTTTAACCCTCTCGCTCTGCTGCTGGATGCGTCATTAGAGGGAGAGTTTGATCTGGTGCAGAGAATTATATATGAGGTAAAATATAACAGAATGTTGCAGTTACATTATGTGGTATTTTTAGTTTACTACAGTTTTTCATATTTGAAGAGCTTCTAAAGCTCTGTCAGGTGGTTCAATATTATAGTTACTACAGTACATTACTGCAGAAaacctacacacacaaaaaatcacaAGACAGCCAAACTCTGACCAAACagtctttaaaatgtaatatagcAGCTGGCCTGCTGTGGTAGATTGGTCTTTCCAGAATGTAAAGTGAGTGTAAAATAAGGTGTAACAAGAATTTactgaacaagaaaaaaaacaagatcttCAGAGGGACCTTCTGTTGAACcttcagatttagttttttctgttcAAGAGGACTGAATATCATGTGATACAGCTTTGTTCTAATATTTCTAATTTGGTTTCTGTTCCGTGTTCACATTTTGTTATGCAACAGAAATTGCATGCCCATGATTACACCCACATGCAGATTGCCTCGACAGATTTGCCAGAAACTGGAAGCTTTTGAATCTTTTTCAATGCCTTCATGACAGTACTTACCTTTATCTTTGAGCCTCAGCAGCGATGTCAGGGGAGAGCTGGTCCCAGTTGTGAGGCTTGCAGAGTTATTGTTGAGGACACACTCACACTTTATCACAGTGTGTTACATCAACACCAAGAGAGCAAAGCCTTATGTCTTCAGATGCAAACCCCCATCTATCTCTGACATCTTTCACTGGAAGAAAAAGTGCTTACTGACTTCCAAACTGCAAACTCTGGCTGATACTCTCAAGGAAACAATCAGATGGTTCACATGCACAACAAGCTCAGTTTGACGGTGTCATTCCCTGAGGCAGGAAGGCTCAGAAACTTCCAGactgttgaaaaaatgttgcactATCCTGAGTTTTGCAGTGAAACTGGACACTTGGCACTTTTGTAGTGTTCTCCACTTTTACAAGGTTTCTGGAGGCGGATTTGTGTTGCTCCGTGGACACCCAGTAACTTGAAACTTGTAACAGTACCCTGAATATGATGAAATCTAATATCTCTGTGTTCATATCTGTCTTTAAGGTGGAAAACCCCAGTATGCCAAATGATGAAGGCATAACTCCTCTTCATAATGCTGTCTGCGCTGGTCATCACCATATTGTTAAGTTCCTGCTGGACTTTGGAGTGAATGTAAATGCAGCCGACAGTGACGGATGGTCAGTATCTTCATTCAGTCACTGAATCATATAACAGCGTAGACTAATAACAGGGCAGTGGCTGCTCAAGGACTGGAGGGAGTTTGAGAAATGAACACTCTCTCAGAGGCAGCAATAACAGAGATAATTGACTTTCTAAATTCATTTTTGGCTCTGCTGCTTTAACAGTGTTGAAGTAGGAGATTACCATATGTAATGAGGCTCTGAATACAGAAGTTATGTTGATTTAATTACTGATGCATCTGACGGAATTCATGTTTAGTCAATCTCTTCCTGTTTCATCAGGGCGCGAGTTTAATTTAACCTCTTTCTTTATTGAGGTGAATGAGACTTGGCTAGCAGAGGaatgtttaaaatctgttttaatgttgtCCTTCCCAGGACTCCTCTGCACTGTGCAGCCTCATGTAACAGCGTCCACCTCTGTAAGATGCTGGTGGAGTCGGGAGCGGCCATTTTTGCCACAACAATTAGCGATGTTGAAACGGCGGCagataaatgtgaagaaatggAAGAAGGCTATACCCAGTGTTCTCAGTTCCTCTATGGTAGGTGGATTTAGACGCACTCATGGTGGGTCAACAAAACTATACTCAAAAGGGGGACAGAACTTTGcattaaatattacaaatatgtaCCATCTAGAAACTCTCTTCTAAAAATGACTCTACTGTGTCTCTGTCTCGTAGGTGTGCAGGAAAAGTTGGGTGTGATGAACAAGGGCTTAGTGTACGCTCTGTGGGACTACACCGCCCAGCAGTCTGATGAGCTGTCCTTCAGTGAGGGTGACACCCTCACCGTGCTGCGTCGCCGTGACGACACTGAGACAGAGTGGTGGTGGGCGCGACTGAACGACCGCGAGGGATACGTACCCAGAAACCTGCTGGGGGTGAGAGAGCGTTAACTACACTGGACACCTCACTGTAAATGTGCACAGTGAGAACAATACAGAAAGACTAATGAGACCCACCTGCGTTATCACAACACTGGATACCACTTTCAAACTAATTTCAGCTCATGATTTATCATGAATCTGGGCATGCTTATGTGCAACCTTAATAAACTCTATCACTTTTCTGTGTTACTTAAAGCCTATCAGTCCACCTGGTGAAGCAACTGCTAATGAATACAAGGAATTAACTGTTTAATAATTACTGGGCAGAGGAAAGAGGTGGTAGATTTTTGACCGTACCCCTTGGAAAAATGCAATACTCCACCCCCAATATCTCAGtgtagtgattttttaaaaacatattaaaactgtgaaaatttaagCCATTCTTTATTCTTGAATAGAGCAGCTTTTTTATATACAGATAATGTGATGCCATAGCTTAGTATGTATGGAACTGGATTTCTGGGTCTCCTTTAAATGCCTTAGTTACACTGCTGAGGTGTTgtagatgtatttttattttcatacaaAGAGCACGTGGTTAAAGAAGTGCAGTGTACTCACTCCATAATGCTTCTGACTCACTAgtaatatgttaaaaaaaaaaaaaaaaaaacgagctGAGGCATTCTTCCAGGAGAAAGTTAAAACTCTTTATTCAGATTGCTATATCATGATTGAATTCTAAAAATATAGacaatatttgtacattttcaaataatCCTGGGTATTATGTAAACCCAGGCAAAGCAGAACAACACTTTACTGAGGGTGAAATCCACTGCACACCATATTAGTATTAGTAGAGGCAAAAACCTGAGCAGGAAGCCAATAAACTCGCAGGTGATAAAAGCACAGAATGACCACTAGGTGGCTCTACAGAATGTAGAAGAAAatctagaaaaagaaaaatgttcataGAAAGTTTAGAGTATTTAACTATCTACAGCAATGGCACATTTCAGATGATTACTTTCCCAAATactgtttttatggtttctgaATCTTTAACCATAGGCCTATCTTGATTTCTGCTATGTATATTATCGAAGTGTTGATTCACAGGGTCTGTTTTTCTTCTGGCATGCTTATGTTCAGAGACTCTGTGTGGCACAGAGTTACAATTAATTAATGATTTTATGTCAAACACCTGATGAGTCTTAAAGCCACTAAACTGCTTACGTTTCTTTATATTAGCACAGCGGTTGCACAAGCCACATTTAAAAGTACTATCAGTGATTGATGAAGCCAGGTGttcttattgttattattgccATGAGGACAGTT is a window from the Amphiprion ocellaris isolate individual 3 ecotype Okinawa chromosome 20, ASM2253959v1, whole genome shotgun sequence genome containing:
- the LOC111581699 gene encoding apoptosis-stimulating of p53 protein 1-like isoform X7, giving the protein MLPVILTVYLNDTQQMLTEVPVTPATRVIDVVEYCKEAGEGECHLAEVWNGHERVLPQELLLLDLLQQWGARRPEVSFYLRHCPAWTQGSQQPLEQSWTTEATESANDNVPRVELTLSELQEMATRQQQQIEAQQQMLVAKEQRLRYLQQGGRPNQGQTQSEAEKLQRLKERVETQEAKLKKIRAMRGQVDYSKLINGNLSAEIDHVSSLFQEKQAELQSAVIRVDQLTQQLEDLRRGRLQLHSSQGAPTGPQGATTGHKGSPLSGPAALELRKLYQELQARNRHNLEQSSKLAQNKELLNKRNAQVTVMDQRIGDLRERLHKKRAELSRMNGGGLSSPQTSSHPSGGVSGRVAAVCPYIQVPAEGRQEAGYPLPADPPPKPTPLSHIRSVSEEDRSGIRKPPSQWKVSDLDIVLSEPTESWEGPGSPQGGDSNNTNEASWPSISKSVPDWRTNSPEQLPSGYGTYPSATHQAAGHHCATSSLPRSAPGTLGWPRSSAANATSSSSSSSSSQQIQQRISVPPNLSQGSATTSQPSPLSPQTERTDPPPAVAVRPYVPDHPSRPQSPRKGPATMNSSSIYSMYLQQPQVKNYGSLSNRATVKAVYGKPILPTSSTSPSPVPFLQGGGGRAAGEDVTDKEGGKGEGGESSDGQILPPPSVDNIPRPLSPTKLTPVAHSQLRYQSDADLEVLRRRLSNAPRPLKKRSSITEPEAPQGPNIQKLLYQRFNTLAGGMEGSSGNTFYQPECLLGEMDNIHSANGNVEPGDKHVSVTAVESEVQNLNSDSRRLSPPSVAVETSKETTTSVGMSNNVSPSTQPSPSPAPDRPEDQNNNNHRGSSPAQNSGGHASPSPSPPAPPSQPKVPKAKRTNLKKPSSERTGHGLRVKFNPLALLLDASLEGEFDLVQRIIYEVENPSMPNDEGITPLHNAVCAGHHHIVKFLLDFGVNVNAADSDGWTPLHCAASCNSVHLCKMLVESGAAIFATTISDVETAADKCEEMEEGYTQCSQFLYGVQEKLGVMNKGLVYALWDYTAQQSDELSFSEGDTLTVLRRRDDTETEWWWARLNDREGYVPRNLLGLYPRIKPRQRSLA